A portion of the Glycine max cultivar Williams 82 chromosome 10, Glycine_max_v4.0, whole genome shotgun sequence genome contains these proteins:
- the LOC100805544 gene encoding probable serine/threonine-protein kinase PBL24 — MNCFPCCGPKKSNSKREHGSPPPELVTGKNPDMKKQKAEEQNQADPGNIQAQAFSFRELATATKNFRQECLIDEGGFGRIYKGIIPSTGQLVAVKQLDRNGIQSSKEFLAEVAELSLLHHENLVNLIGYCADGDQRLLVYELFASRTLENRLFEKKADESPLNWFERMKIVAAASKGLEYLHETSKPPVIYRDLKASSILVDSDLLAKLCDVGMAKLSGGDKMNNGPPRLMGTYGHCAPEYVKAGQLTLKSDVYSFGVVLLELITGRRAIDTSKPNEEQNLVSWATPLFRDPKRYPEMADPLLNKNFPEKDLNQVVAIASMCLQEEAEARPLISDVVTALGFLSAPPPPPAHAPVPKKSDVAESERESDSEGESESGSDAISRKGSRRSSLDKSQHDYCDSSHLPPVVSSKASRKSSTRSSKGKHSSESGDGVSVSSISSKSSRKSRGDLSQKSSRKSSVEDLSQQKSSKKSSVEDLSQHKSSRKSSSTKDLSQKSSRKSSVEDLSQHKSSRKSSSTKDLSQKSSRKSSIRKPSSRVLSHKSNVASEDGSISSSCRSSSVGSEDEGVRSERSSMRLSQGSYRSDPYGSRRTEDESMNILDRATSIGSDEDSGHPFDQTSSSGGSSVYSR, encoded by the exons ATGAACTGCTTCCCTTGTTGTGGCCCTAAAAAAAGCAATAGCAAGAGGGAGCATGGGTCTCCACCCCCAGAACTTGTTACAGGAAAAAATCCAG ATATGAAGAAACAAAAAGCTGAAGAGCAAAACCAAGCTGACCCTGGCAATATTCAGGCACAGGCTTTCAGTTTCCGTGAGCTAGCAACAGCAACAAAGAATTTCCGTCAGGAATGCCTCATTGATGAAGGAGGTTTCGGCAGAATCTACAAAGGGATAATTCCTTCCACCGGCCAG CTTGTGGCCGTGAAGCAACTCGACCGAAATGGGATCCAAAGCAGTAAGGAATTTCTGGCTGAGGTTGCGGAGCTAAGTCTCTTGCACCATGAAAATCTGGTCAATCTCATTGGTTATTGTGCTGATGGAGATCAACGTCTTTTGGTCTACGAGTTATTTGCTTCGCGTACTCTAGAAAACCGTCTTTTTG AGAAAAAAGCGGATGAGAGCCCATTAAATTGGTTTGAAAGAATGAAAATAGTAGCGGCTGCTTCTAAAGGACTAGAGTACTTGCATGAGACTTCGAAGCCCCCGGTTATATACCGGGACTTGAAAGCGTCGAGCATCTTGGTGGACAGTGATCTGCTTGCAAAACTATGTGATGTTGGCATGGCCAAGCTTTCTGGTGGAGACAAGATGAACAATGGACCTCCAAGACTTATGGGTACCTATGGTCACTGTGCTCCCGAGTATGTAAAAGCTGGTCAACTCACCTTGAAATCAGATGTATACAGTTTCGGAGTTGTCTTGCTAGAGCTCATAACTGGACGAAGAGCCATTGACACCTCAAAGCCAAACGAAGAGCAGAATCTTGTTTCATGG GCAACACCCTTGTTCAGGGACCCCAAGAGATATCCTGAAATGGCAGATCCACTTCTTAATAAGAACTTCCCAGAAAAAGATCTGAATCAAGTTGTTGCAATAGCATCCATGTGCTTACAGGAGGAAGCAGAAGCTCGTCCTTTGATCAGTGACGTTGTAACTGCTCTAGGTTTCCTTTCCGCGCCTCCTCCTCCACCTGCTCATGCTCCTGTCCCCAAAAAGAGTGATGTTGCTGAAAGCGAAAGGGAAAGCGATAGCGAGGGCGAAAGTGAGAGCGGAAGCGACGCAATATCTAGAAAGGGAAGCCGCAGATCGTCGTTGGATAAAAGTCAACATGATTATTGTGATAGCAGCCATCTTCCACCAGTGGTTTCCTCTAAAGCAAGCCGCAAAAGCAGCACCAGATCAAGTAAAGGAAAACACAGTTCAGAATCAGGAGATGGGGTTAGCGTTTCTTCCATCAGCAGCAAGAGCAGTAGGAAATCTCGCGGTGATTTAAGCCAGAAGAGCAGCAGAAAATCTTCTGTGGAAGATTTAAGCCAGCAGAAGAGCAGCAAAAAATCCTCCGTGGAAGACCTAAGCCAGCATAAGAGCAGCAGAAAGTCTTCTAGCACCAAAGACTTAAGCCAGAAGAGCAGCAGAAAATCTTCCGTGGAAGACCTAAGCCAGCATAAGAGCAGCAGAAAGTCTTCTAGCACCAAAGACTTAAGCCAGAAGAGCAGCAGAAAATCTTCCATCAGAAAACCTTCTAGCAGAGTTTTGAGCCACAAGAGCAACGTTGCATCTGAGGATGGAAGCATTTCCTCAAGTTGTCGTAGCAGCAGTGTGGGATCAGAGGATGAAGGGGTTCGGTCAGAGCGTAGCAGCATGAGGCTATCACAAGGAAGTTATCGCTCGGACCCCTATGGCAGCAGAAGGACAGAGGATGAGAGCATGAATATTTTAGACCGTGCAACCAGCATTGGGTCTGATGAGGATAGTGGTCACCCTTTTGACCAAACAAGCAGCAGTGGAGGATCAAGTGTTTATTCGCGATAA